DNA sequence from the Gammaproteobacteria bacterium genome:
CAGCGTGAGCATGCGCCGGGCATCCTGGCTGTACTCGAGCAGGCCGACCTGCACGCGCGTCGCCGGCTGGTCAGCGTGCAGTAACTCGAAAGCAATTTTCTGCACCCCGGCCTGGCGTGCAACCAGGTAATTACCAAGTTGGTCCAGCAGCTTTTGTGCCGCAATAAAAACCTGCCCGGTGTCGCTGGTCTCCGCCGGCATCTCGACCGTGCCGGTAAAGGCCGGTGGCGCGCTGTATGACGGCCGCGGATCAGGCAGGCGTCCCAGCGCGCGATCCAGTTCAGCCAGGTAACGCCGGCCGAAGCGGCGGGCAAAACCGTCACGCGGCAATCGCAGACAGTCACGCACCGTATAAATACCCATGCCACGCAATGCTCGCCGGGTTTTTTCCGGCCACTGCAGGCAGCGCAGCGGCAGCTTGCCCAGCTGACCGGCCAATGCCTGCGGCCCGGTCAATATGACCTGTTGTTCCAGCTGCGCAAACCATTGTGCTGCCAGCGGCGTTGGCGTTATTGCCAGCCGTGCTTCATGCCCGATTTCAGCACCAACCCGGGCGCAAAGTTTTTCCGCGCCACCGAAAAGCCGCAGGCTGCCGCGCACTTCCAGCAGCAGGTCGGCCGGCGGGTTGATGTTGACCCAGGGAGTAAAGCGCGCCGCCCACCCTGCCAGTTTTTCCAGCCGGGCCTTTTCGCGGCGCAGGTCGCGTGACCGCGCGTTTAACTCCGGGCACAGCGCATAAGCGGCATTGAGACCGAGACCCGGCTGAATACCCCATTGACGTGCAGCGGTACTGGCGGCGTGTACGATGCTGCGGCTGCCCTCGCCGTCGACGACTACCACCGGGCCGGTATCTGCCGGCAGCACCTCGAGCGCAAGACATGGCAGGTGAATAGCCAGCCACAGGTGCGGAAACTGCGGCGTGTTAAGCGCAGCCGGCGGTGAATTTTTTTTCGTCGCAGGCAGCGCGGCGAACAGCCCGAACGTGGTGCCCGGTGCCGCCATTACTCAGACGCCGTCGCGTATCCGGCCGGCTGCCTCGCGGGTAAGCGCTGCGCCCAGTGATAATTGAACTTTGCCGGGCCGGCCACCACGTGCTTTGAGCACATCTATATCCAGCCCGGCCGGAGTTTGGCGCAGCAGCATACGCACGGCCGCCGGCGACGGGTTATCCAGCACATCGACCGGGCGAAATATCACACCAAAAGTGCCGCCCTCGCTGGCGGCAAGCTGCAGCCGTCGCAACGCGGCAACCGGTGCACTGGCTGTCCACGACAACACCGCCGCACAGTTACCGGAACGCAGGGACTGTTCGGTAGCCCACAGGATCTCTTCGGTGGTCTCGGCACGCACGATGAGCAAACGCGCCAGGTCGATACCGGCGGCTGACAGTGCCGGCGCGTACGGCACCCACGGCGGTGCTACCCAGATCAGGCAACGGTCGTCGTCGTTCTGATTGAGCTTTACCAGTGCCGGCAGCAGCAGCCGCAACTCACCCTGGCCGCGACGTTCGAGCAACAGTTCGTTCAGCGCACTGGCCGGCCAGCCACCACCGGGTAAAAGCTTATCCAGCCCGTCATGGCCCGTGGGAATGATGGCCGTCTTGTCGTTGTTGTCACAAGCACGCCAGATATCCGGGTGATGCAGCAGCTCGTACAGCGGTTGTTTTTGTTGTTGCGATTGCCCCATCTTCGCAGTCGGGGGACAGTTTGCTTTTTTGCTGCGGAGACAAAAAACAAACTACCCCCGTTGCCCCCTCATGCGTGTTGCCTGATTACACCTACAACAACACCCTCTATAACCATGGGTTCGTTTTCGAGATCGACATGGATCGGCTCGAAATCCGGGTTTTCCGGCAGCAGCCATACTTCATGGCCCTTCTGCTTGTAACGCTTGACGGTCACTTCGTCTTCCAGGCGCGCCACGATGATCTGCCGGTTGCGTATATCCGGCGTGCGATGCACCGCTACCAGGTCGCCGTCGTAAATACCGGCATCACGCATACTCATGCCGTGCACCTGCAGCAGGTAGTGCGGCTTTTGCGCGAACAGACCGGGATCAAGCCGGAAGTGCGTTTCAATGTGCTGCTGGGCCAGCATCGGCTGCCCGGCGGCAACCCGCCCGACCAGCGGTACCCCCGGCTCGACGCCATCGCAGATACGAATGCCGCGGGAAACCCCCGGGATCAGTTCGATAGCGCCCTTCTTCTGCAGCGCCCGCAGGTGCTCTTCGGCGGCGTTGGCCGACTTGAAGCCCAGCTCGGCGGCGATTTCCGCGCGTGTGGGCGGCATGCCGGTATCATCTATAGCCGCTTGAATTAAATCAAGAATTTCGGCCTGGCGGTCGGTCAGCTCCTGCATGTATCACCATACTGTATGTCTGAACAGGACCTGTGATTATAAACAGATATGGTCTGGTAGCAAGCCCCACAAATGGCAATGAACTGGCCGGGGGCACCTCGCCCAACCCGGATTGGTTACACGAATGCAGATGGAGCAGACATCGCCGGGAGGCGATGCTGCTCATCTGCTACTGGCTGGGTAACGTACCGGCATCACCATCGCCCGAGGGCCACCCCGTCGGGGAAAAGGGTGGGTTCACGCCATTCTGCGCGGTAATAGCTTCGGGGAAGCGCTCCACTGGACCGTTAGAGCTGGCATTGCCAGGGGCAATGCAGCTCAACTGCTACGGACAGTTGAACGTGCCATCTTTTCCACCGAACCTGGTCGCAGGTAATTCGCGGCTGGAAGCCGCTCCCACCGCCGGTCCGAAACCTGGTCGCAGGTAATTCGCGGCTGGAAGCCGCTCCCACGAAGCCGCTCCCACCGCCGGTCCGAAACCTGTTCGCAGGTAATTCGCGGCTGGAAGCCGCTCCCACGAAGCCGCTCCCACGAAGCCGCTCCCACAAAGCCGCCCCCACCGCCGCTCCTGCAAACAGGCTGAACACGCAGGGTGGCGCTGGTGGCACGTTTTCCAATGAGTAGCAGATGAGCAGCATCGCCTCCGGCGATGTCCTTAGTGGAACCACCCCAGATAAGCAGCATCGCCTCCGGCGATGTCTGCTCCATCTGCATTATTGGTACTTAACAATTTGGGAACGAAAGCCCAGCGAAATTGTGGCATTATA
Encoded proteins:
- a CDS encoding DNA polymerase Y family protein, which gives rise to MAAPGTTFGLFAALPATKKNSPPAALNTPQFPHLWLAIHLPCLALEVLPADTGPVVVVDGEGSRSIVHAASTAARQWGIQPGLGLNAAYALCPELNARSRDLRREKARLEKLAGWAARFTPWVNINPPADLLLEVRGSLRLFGGAEKLCARVGAEIGHEARLAITPTPLAAQWFAQLEQQVILTGPQALAGQLGKLPLRCLQWPEKTRRALRGMGIYTVRDCLRLPRDGFARRFGRRYLAELDRALGRLPDPRPSYSAPPAFTGTVEMPAETSDTGQVFIAAQKLLDQLGNYLVARQAGVQKIAFELLHADQPATRVQVGLLEYSQDARRMLTLVQLKLDELALTAPVIAVTLASGSITTLACRERSLFAQAGNTTDRSDLLENLRTRLGVTAIYRVSGVADYRPELSWRREEPVGPDAASVSDHEPAAERPLWLLPQPQRLQTTGGRPEYDGMLLRESGPERIETGWWDGDDVTRDYYIARDTRGWRLWIYRERRAPHDWYLHGYFG
- the imuA gene encoding translesion DNA synthesis-associated protein ImuA, giving the protein MGQSQQQKQPLYELLHHPDIWRACDNNDKTAIIPTGHDGLDKLLPGGGWPASALNELLLERRGQGELRLLLPALVKLNQNDDDRCLIWVAPPWVPYAPALSAAGIDLARLLIVRAETTEEILWATEQSLRSGNCAAVLSWTASAPVAALRRLQLAASEGGTFGVIFRPVDVLDNPSPAAVRMLLRQTPAGLDIDVLKARGGRPGKVQLSLGAALTREAAGRIRDGV
- the lexA gene encoding repressor LexA, producing the protein MQELTDRQAEILDLIQAAIDDTGMPPTRAEIAAELGFKSANAAEEHLRALQKKGAIELIPGVSRGIRICDGVEPGVPLVGRVAAGQPMLAQQHIETHFRLDPGLFAQKPHYLLQVHGMSMRDAGIYDGDLVAVHRTPDIRNRQIIVARLEDEVTVKRYKQKGHEVWLLPENPDFEPIHVDLENEPMVIEGVVVGVIRQHA